From the Defluviimonas aquaemixtae genome, one window contains:
- a CDS encoding tripartite tricarboxylate transporter TctB family protein: MQDQQPRRPGEAAFAIFVAGASLFLLYSAYGISGFEALSAPGAIPMATTLAMVITSVIVLTRTLRHSADPEASFVRDILPLKVVIVMGFLIAYALFLKPLGFLPTSALFLIASIKLLSHRSWAFSIGIGLFSLVLIYLIFRIVFTVLMPTGIVPEGETLAWFRALFSGGTE, translated from the coding sequence ATGCAAGATCAGCAACCCCGCCGCCCCGGAGAGGCCGCCTTCGCCATCTTCGTCGCCGGTGCCAGCCTGTTCCTTCTCTATAGCGCCTACGGCATTTCCGGTTTCGAGGCACTGAGCGCGCCCGGCGCGATCCCGATGGCCACTACGCTTGCCATGGTCATCACGTCCGTCATCGTCCTCACCCGCACATTGCGGCATTCCGCTGACCCCGAGGCGTCCTTCGTCCGAGATATCCTGCCTCTGAAAGTAGTCATCGTCATGGGGTTCCTCATCGCCTATGCGCTGTTCCTAAAGCCCCTTGGCTTTCTGCCGACCTCGGCGCTCTTTCTGATCGCGAGCATCAAGCTGCTAAGCCATCGGTCCTGGGCCTTCAGCATCGGCATCGGTCTCTTCAGCCTTGTGCTGATCTATCTGATCTTCCGGATCGTCTTCACCGTGCTGATGCCCACAGGCATCGTGCCTGAGGGTGAAACGCTCGCTTGGTTCCGGGCACTCTTTTCCGGGGGGACCGAATAA
- a CDS encoding Bug family tripartite tricarboxylate transporter substrate binding protein has translation MSRKFLGAVIALGLSATAALAEYPEKEIQGIIQWGAGGSTDTVMRAVTPHAEEVLGGTVVMQNMTGGVGAIALNYVADAEADGYTLLMGAENPLLYKVMGLGDKDYSDFTPINILARGTPILVAGPEAPFNTYPELLAYIAENPDEVRFGSTGPGGLPSVVTAMMSSTTELPVTFVPYDGDGPALTALQGGAIDVMPAVLGAAIEGIRAGTMKPIALFDTEPTAALPDVPTIVSTNPEFNDLLPWGPFFGVFVKAGTPDDVVAKLTAAYAEAATQPDFVELMDGRGFTMMNISGAEAQDFLSNWQQTTAWLMQDAGLTKASPEDFGIARK, from the coding sequence ATGTCTCGCAAGTTTCTCGGCGCCGTAATTGCGCTTGGCCTCAGCGCAACCGCCGCGTTGGCCGAATACCCCGAAAAGGAAATCCAAGGCATCATACAATGGGGGGCCGGCGGCTCCACCGATACGGTGATGCGCGCCGTGACGCCGCATGCCGAAGAGGTTCTGGGTGGCACGGTCGTCATGCAGAACATGACCGGTGGCGTCGGCGCGATCGCGCTGAACTACGTGGCCGATGCCGAGGCCGACGGTTACACCCTTCTGATGGGTGCGGAAAACCCGCTCCTCTACAAGGTCATGGGGCTTGGCGACAAGGACTACTCCGACTTCACGCCGATCAATATCCTTGCGCGCGGCACGCCGATCCTCGTGGCCGGTCCCGAGGCGCCGTTCAACACCTACCCAGAACTGCTGGCGTACATCGCCGAGAACCCCGATGAGGTTCGTTTCGGCTCAACCGGGCCGGGCGGTCTGCCCTCGGTCGTGACCGCGATGATGTCGTCCACGACCGAGTTACCCGTAACCTTCGTTCCCTACGACGGTGACGGCCCGGCGCTGACCGCGCTGCAGGGCGGCGCCATCGACGTGATGCCGGCCGTTCTCGGTGCCGCCATCGAAGGTATCCGCGCCGGCACAATGAAGCCGATCGCGCTCTTCGATACCGAGCCGACCGCGGCCTTGCCGGACGTGCCGACAATCGTATCGACCAACCCCGAGTTCAACGACCTGCTGCCTTGGGGTCCGTTTTTCGGCGTTTTCGTCAAAGCCGGAACACCTGATGATGTGGTGGCCAAGCTGACCGCCGCCTACGCTGAAGCGGCGACCCAGCCGGATTTCGTTGAGCTTATGGATGGCCGCGGCTTTACGATGATGAACATTTCCGGTGCTGAGGCGCAGGACTTCCTGAGCAACTGGCAGCAGACGACCGCTTGGCTGATGCAGGATGCAGGCCTGACCAAAGCGTCGCCGGAAGACTTCGGCATCGCCCGCAAATAA
- a CDS encoding TetR family transcriptional regulator produces the protein MDSSAEKGQGPASKKRKSQWKQDPDAVKADILRVATEEFATNGLSGARIDEIARRTRASKRMIYYYFGDKEGLYCSVLESVYGTLRGNEARLMVDDLEPVDALRKLVELTFDAHAKAPDFVRLVMIENIHHADYLKQSRTVPALNKAIIDKLEDVCAKGKALGLFYEEADPLELHWFISSFSFYNVSNRATFSTSFGKKLFSAKGQAQLKRRAVDLILGLVVKSYVREAQN, from the coding sequence ATGGACTCGTCGGCAGAAAAGGGGCAAGGGCCTGCTTCGAAGAAACGAAAAAGCCAATGGAAACAGGATCCTGACGCGGTCAAGGCCGACATCCTTAGGGTCGCGACGGAGGAGTTCGCGACGAACGGCTTGTCTGGGGCACGGATCGACGAGATCGCCCGACGCACCCGCGCATCGAAACGGATGATCTATTATTATTTTGGCGACAAGGAGGGTTTGTACTGCAGCGTGCTCGAATCGGTCTATGGCACGCTGCGCGGGAACGAAGCGCGTTTGATGGTGGACGATCTGGAGCCTGTGGACGCGCTTCGCAAGCTGGTCGAACTGACTTTCGATGCTCATGCGAAGGCTCCGGATTTTGTGCGCCTCGTCATGATCGAGAACATCCACCACGCCGATTACCTGAAACAATCCAGGACCGTTCCGGCCTTGAACAAGGCCATCATCGACAAGCTTGAAGACGTGTGCGCGAAAGGTAAGGCACTTGGACTCTTCTATGAGGAAGCCGACCCGCTGGAGCTGCACTGGTTCATCTCGTCGTTCAGCTTTTACAACGTCTCGAACCGGGCGACGTTCTCGACCTCGTTTGGCAAGAAGCTCTTCTCTGCAAAAGGTCAGGCGCAGCTGAAGCGCCGGGCGGTCGACCTGATCCTCGGCTTGGTGGTCAAGAGCTATGTCCGCGAGGCGCAGAACTGA